DNA sequence from the Prolixibacter sp. SD074 genome:
TTTTTGCTTTACAGGATAGGTTTCTATAGGAATTGGCGCTCAAATCATCAAACCTTTTAACGTTTTTTTGTTATGATACAGAATTGACAGGGTTTGAAATATTGAGAATATTTAAATAAATTAATTAGATTTGAGAACAACTCACACCTATTACTATGGACTATATCAAGGAAAAACTCCTAAAAAAGGGAATCAGGAGAGACAAATTGTAAAAAAAACTGGCGAAGGAGCACGGTGATCTGCAGCTGGATACCGTTTCGATGGGCCAGGTGCTGACGGGCATGAAAGGCGTTACAAGTTTGCTCACTGTTACTTCGAAGCTGGATCCGGAAAGCGGTATTCGTTTCCGGGGCTATTCGATCCCCGAATTGCAGGAGAAGCTTCCCAAGCTAAATCCGGAAGGAGAACCTTTGCCGGAGGGCTTATTTTATTTTAATGTTATTGGACGAGCTGCCGACGGTTGAAGATGTTCAGTATTTGACAAACGAATGGACCAAGCGGAATAAAGTTCCGGGGCACGTTTTCGATGTGATCAATGCTTTACCTCCTACCAGTAAGCCGATGACACAATTCAGTACTGGTATTATGGCTATGGCCACAGAATCACTGTTTCAGAAAGCCTATCGTGAAGGTGTCCCGAAAGATGAATACTGGGATACAACTTATGAAGATGTCATGAATTTGATTGCCCAGTTGCCGACAATTGCCGCTTATATTTATCGGCGCAACTATCAGGGCGGTGACATCATTCCGCCAAATCCGAAACTCGATTGGGCAGCCAATTTTGCGCACATGATGGGATACGATAGTGAAGAAGTCTATCGTTTGTTCCGTTTGTACCTATTCCTACACGCTGACCATGAAGGAGGAAACGTATCGGCTCACACAACCCACCTGGTGTCTTCAGCATTGAGTAATCCGTTTTATGCGTATGCCGCTGGTATGACAGGATTAGCAGGACCGCTTCATGGTTATGCCAATCAGGAAGTGATTCGCTGGATAAAAGGTATGCTCGAAGAAATTGGGCCATGTGGATGTGCAGATGACGAAAAAAAGAAATTGCGAATTATGTGAAGAACTACATTTCAGAAGGAAAAGTAATTCCCGGATTCGGACATGCTGTTTTGCGTGTAACTGATCCACGTTATACCGCTCAGAAAAAATTCGCAGAGAAGTACATTAAAGATGATCACCTGATTGATGTGGTGAACTGCATGTATGAAGTCGTTCCTCCTGTATTGCAATCGCTGGGTAAGGTGAAAAATCCCTGGCCGAATGTGGATGCTTATTCCGGATCGCTTTTGACTCATTATGGTATCGACGAGTATTTCTTCTATACCGTGATGTTTGGTGTCAGCCGGGCTTTGGGCGTATTGGCTCAGTTGGTTTGGGACCGAATTTATGCGTTGCCTATCGAGCGTCCGAAATCACAAACCCTGCATTGGTTCAAAGAGCAGGCGGGCATATGATAATACGATTGTTTTTATGAAAAGATGGGGGATTGCTAAAATCCCCTATTTTTATATCAAAATTTTTGAAAATGGCATTTCAGGGAATTCATGAATATATCGACCTTTTAGAGCGAAAAGGAGAGTTAATCAGAATTAGTGGGTACGTTAACCCGGTGTTGGAAATACCCGAAATTGTTGACAGGGTATCCAAATCACCCGAAGGGGGGAAAGCGCTGTTATTTGAAAATACCGGGACTGATTTTCCGGTTCTGATTAACGCTTTTGGTTCAAATAACCGGATGGCGCTGGCGTTGGGTGCCGATAACCTGAATGCCATTGGCGACGAAATTGAGTCGTTGTTTAAGAAACTGGTGAGCCCCAAAGCCGGTTTAATGGAAAAACTCCGGATGCTCCCCATGCTGGGGCAGATTTCTTCGTGGATGCCGAAATCCGTATCCGGAAAAGGGAAATGCCAGGAAGTTGTAATGAAAGAGCCGGATATGGGGAAGTTACCGGTACTGACCTGCTGGCCGGCCGATGGCGGTCCGTTTGTTACGTTGCCTTGTTGTGTGGTGACCCGTGATCCGGAAACAGGCGTTCGCAATGTTGGAATGTACCGCATGCAGGTTTTTGGTCCGAATTTAACCGGAATGCACTGGCACAAACACAAAACCGGGGCACGCCATTTCAACGAGTATAAGAAAAGGGGCGAGCGCATGCCCATTTCCGTCGTCTTGGGCGGCGACCCGGCATACACGTATGCAGCCACTGCCCCGCTACCCGATAACATCGACGAGTACCTTCTAGCGGGCTTTTTACGAAAGAAAAGAGTGGAGCTGGTAAAATGTATCACCAACGATCTGGAAATTCCCTCAAATGCCGATTTTGTTATCGAAGGATATGTAGACCCGGAAGAGGATTTTATCTGGGAAGGACCGTTTGGCGATCACACTGGATTTTATTCGCTGGCCGACTGGTACCCCAAGTTTCATGTTACCTGTATAACCACCGGAAGGATGCCGTTTATCCGGCTACCATTGTTGGTATCCCTCCGCAGGAAGATGCGTACATCGGTCGCGCTACGGAGCGCATTTTCCTTAGCCCGATGAAGCTGACCATGATCCCGGAAATGGAAGACATGGAATTACACCGGCGGGAGTTGCACACAACCTGGCCATTTCGAAAATTGATAAGACATTTGCCGGACAGGCAGCGAAGGTAATGAATGCCATGTGGGGCGCCGGCCATGATGTTCAACAAAGTGATGATTGTGGCTGATGGCCAAACCGACATTCACAATTATCCTGAAATTGCCCGGATGGTGTCCCGGGTCGTCGATCCGGCACACGACATTTATTTCACGCAAGGACCGATGGATGTGCTCGACCATTCTGCTTCTAAATTTGCGTACGGTTCCAAAATGGGTATCGATGCCACCCACAAGTACGAAGAGGAACTATATAACGAACTTGATAACTACTCCGTTCCGGCGAGTTCCGTTGTTTCTGTAAAAGACATAAAAAAGGAAATTCCGGAAGTACACGATATCAATGCCGGATTGCTCGATATGGGCATTTCGTTCGTGGTCGTGTCGGTTAAGAAAAATCAAACCGGGAATGGTGAAAGCGCTGGGTGAAAAGTTGACCGAAAACAAAGCATTCAAGGGAGTTAAATTCATTGCCATTGTTGATGAAGAGCTTGATATCCGTGACATGAATGCGGTGGGTTGGTATGTTTCGGGCAACATCGATCCCAAACGCGATTCCCAAATCTT
Encoded proteins:
- a CDS encoding citrate/2-methylcitrate synthase, translating into MDELPTVEDVQYLTNEWTKRNKVPGHVFDVINALPPTSKPMTQFSTGIMAMATESLFQKAYREGVPKDEYWDTTYEDVMNLIAQLPTIAAYIYRRNYQGGDIIPPNPKLDWAANFAHMMGYDSEEVYRLFRLYLFLHADHEGGNVSAHTTHLVSSALSNPFYAYAAGMTGLAGPLHGYANQEVIRWIKGMLEEIGPCGCADDEKKKLRIM
- a CDS encoding citrate/2-methylcitrate synthase, translated to MKNYISEGKVIPGFGHAVLRVTDPRYTAQKKFAEKYIKDDHLIDVVNCMYEVVPPVLQSLGKVKNPWPNVDAYSGSLLTHYGIDEYFFYTVMFGVSRALGVLAQLVWDRIYALPIERPKSQTLHWFKEQAGI
- a CDS encoding UbiD family decarboxylase, producing MAFQGIHEYIDLLERKGELIRISGYVNPVLEIPEIVDRVSKSPEGGKALLFENTGTDFPVLINAFGSNNRMALALGADNLNAIGDEIESLFKKLVSPKAGLMEKLRMLPMLGQISSWMPKSVSGKGKCQEVVMKEPDMGKLPVLTCWPADGGPFVTLPCCVVTRDPETGVRNVGMYRMQVFGPNLTGMHWHKHKTGARHFNEYKKRGERMPISVVLGGDPAYTYAATAPLPDNIDEYLLAGFLRKKRVELVKCITNDLEIPSNADFVIEGYVDPEEDFIWEGPFGDHTGFYSLADWYPKFHVTCITTGRMPFIRLPLLVSLRRKMRTSVALRSAFSLAR